In the genome of Bacteroides mediterraneensis, the window CAAAGTGGTCAAGCACAAACCGGGGATGCTCTATGTCAAGGAAATCATCCGTCCCAAATATGCGCTCAAGGACAGCACCCGGCTTCCTCCCGCAGGGCAGAAAGGCGTGGAGATTGCCCCCATGCCGCTGATGCCCGTCGACAAGTGCATCGCCGACACCAGCCTGCTTGCCGAGATACTGCTTCAGAAGTATGAATATCACGTCCCGTTCTACCGGCAGATACAGCAGTACCGGCATCTTGGGATGAAAGGCCTTACGGAAAGTACGCTGGACGGATGGTTCAAAAAGACGGTGGAGCTGCTCAGGCCTCTGTATGAGGAGCTCAAGAAGGAAGTCTTTTCCTGCGACTATGTACAGGCGGACGAAACCACTGTTCCGGTCATCAACAAGGAAAAGCACAGGGCCGACAAGGAATACTTGTGGATGGTAAGGTCGGTCATGAAGAAACTGGTCATCTTCCATTACGATGAGGGATCGCGTGCCGGAGCAGTCATCGAATCCCTGACAAATCAATATCACTTCAAGGGTTATCTTCAATGCGACGGTTTTGCAGGCTATGAGACAGCCTTCAGGACCAACCCCGACGTGCGGCTGCTCAACTGCCTGGTGCATATCCGCCGTCATTTTGAACAGGCTCTGGATGAAAACCGGGAGATGGCCGAACATGGCCTGACCCAGATACAGCATATTTACCGGATTGAACACTGCTGCGATAAGGCGGGCCTGTCGTACGACGAGCGGAAGACGAAGCGCCGGGAACTGGCCGGACCTGTCATGGATGCCATGAGAGTGTGGATGGAAACGGAAGGAATCAAGTACAGCCCCAATTCCCAGATCGGGAAAGCCATCACGTATGCCTATACCCGATGGGACAACATGATGGGATGTCTGGAGGACGGACGCCTGCTCTGGGATAACAATCTGGCTGAAAATGTCATCCGGCCGATTACTCTGGGACGGAAAAATTACCTCTTCTGCGGCAACCATGAGGCGGCGGCTAATATGTCGGTGATCTGTTCCCTGCTAGCCACCTGTAAGGCACATGATGTAAACCCAAGGGATTATCTGAATGATGTCATCGCCCGAATGCCCTATTACAAAAAAGCTACTCATGAGGAACTGCTGGAACTGCTTCCACATAAATGGAAGCTGCA includes:
- a CDS encoding IS66 family transposase translates to MEEKDILLKTIEGLNASIASLSATNKNQAEQIKNLQERIKELTAQIAWLNRQLFGRKTEKLPVYNPDMPDLFAEEFAGLRHQAEEKRDEAVEQIEKEPVEIRKQKRQNRKMTEDLPVLETEVIEPAGVDLSLYRRIGEEVTKVVKHKPGMLYVKEIIRPKYALKDSTRLPPAGQKGVEIAPMPLMPVDKCIADTSLLAEILLQKYEYHVPFYRQIQQYRHLGMKGLTESTLDGWFKKTVELLRPLYEELKKEVFSCDYVQADETTVPVINKEKHRADKEYLWMVRSVMKKLVIFHYDEGSRAGAVIESLTNQYHFKGYLQCDGFAGYETAFRTNPDVRLLNCLVHIRRHFEQALDENREMAEHGLTQIQHIYRIEHCCDKAGLSYDERKTKRRELAGPVMDAMRVWMETEGIKYSPNSQIGKAITYAYTRWDNMMGCLEDGRLLWDNNLAENVIRPITLGRKNYLFCGNHEAAANMSVICSLLATCKAHDVNPRDYLNDVIARMPYYKKATHEELLELLPHKWKLQHPKSALTKQEEEAGNRC